GGGATGAAGAACTCAATTAAAATTAATGTCGTAGCTGTTTTTATTAAAATCGCCATTATTTTAATTTTTATTTTTGTAGGCTTACAGTTCATTAAACCTAACAACTATCATCCGTTCTTGCCATATCATTTTTCAGGAGTCATCAAAGGAGCAACCACAGTCTTCTTTGCCTTTCTTGGCTTTGATGTTGTTTCATCATCAGCCGCCGAGGTTAAAAATCCTAAGAAAAATATGCCCCTAGGAATTATTGGCACTTTAGCTATTGCAGCTGTACTTTATTTTGGCGTTTCAATCGTTTTAACGGGTATGGTTAATTATACCAAGCTAAACGTATCTAATCCCGTTGCTTTTGCATTGCAATATGTTCATCAAAACTGGGTAGCAGAGTTATTATCATTTGGTGCTATGCTAGGAATGGCTACCATGATGCTGACAATGATCTATTCAAGCTCTCGCTTAATCTATGCTATGGCACGTGATGGGCTATTGCCTAGTGCATTCAGTAAATTAGATAAAAAACATAACTCTCCTCAAAATGCCTTAGTCGCTGTCACTATTATTATTGCAGCAGGTGCAGCATTCTTCTCCGTTGATCAACTAGCCAATTTGGTCAACTTTGGTACACTTTTTGCCTTTACTCTTGTTTCCTTTGGAATTCTAAAATTAAGAAAAAGAACAGATATTGTTAACGATGGCTTTAAAGTTCCCGGATACCCATATTTGCCAATCATTTCTGGTTTAATTTGTATCTTTATGATTTGCCATTTAAGTTCAGAAGTTTACTTAATGGCAGCTATTTGGTTAATCATCGGTGCTGTAATTTACTTTGTTTATGGCTACCACCATAGTCAGCTTGATCATGATTAACATCAGTAAAAATTATGTAAAGAAAAAGACGATTCGCATGAATCGTCTTTTTTAGCTCTGTTTGAACTAGTTAATTTGATTAATTGCCTGACCATCTTTAAAGAAAGACAAAACATTATTCGCAGCTTCTTTAGACAAATTAAATCTAGCAATGTGAGTAGCTGAACCAACGTGAGGCGTCATGATCACATTATCCATTTCAACCAATTCAGGTCTTGGATGCGGTTCGTTTTCGAAAACATCTAAGGCGGCGCCTGCAATTGAACCATTCTTTAACGCAGCAATTAATGCATCCCCGTCAATCAACGATCCACGAGCAACATTAATTAAAAACGCTGTGTCTTTCATTTTCTTTAAAAAGTCTGAATTAACCAGATGATATGTTTCAGCTGTAGCAGGAGTATGTAAACTCACAAAATCAGCTTCTTTTGCCAAAGTATCTAAGTCAACATATTTAGCATCTAATTCTGTTGCAATTTGATCATCTACTTGATGACGATTATGATAAATAATTGTCATACCAAATGCTTTAGCGAACCTAGCAACTTGTTGACCAATTCGACCCATACCTACAATTCCTAAGGTCTTTCCTTCAATGGAGTACCCTTGGTTGTCGTACTCATCGGCATTTAAAAAGACGCCTTCACGCAAAGCATGGTCATAATAATGCAATCTACGAGCTGATGCCATAATCATTGTCCAGGCAAGTTCCGCCGTTGGACGCAACACACTCTTAGGGCAATTTGAAACAACTATTCCTTTTTCTTTAGCGTATTCAACATCAACGTGGTCAAAGCCAACGCCATAAGTTGAAATTATTTTTAAATTTTTCGCAGCATCAATCATTTCTCGATCAAAAGCCATCTTTGCTACGATCACACCATCATATTCTGCAATATGATCAAGCACCCACTCACGATCATCTTCTGGTCGATGTCCTACTGGACCGATATCAACTTGACAAATATTTTTTAAATCAGTTAAGGCCTCATCTCTTAAGCCACCTAAAACTAAAACTTTTGCTTTATTCATTATTTTTAGACCTCTATTCAATTTTCATCTTAAAGTAAAAATACCACTATTTGAAAGAGAAAACATCTACTTTAATATTTTATTGATTGCAACTGCAACACCGTCGTGGTCACAATCAGCCGTAACTTCATCAGCATGTTGCTTTGTATATTCAACAGCATTTCCCATTGCGATACCTAATCCAGCATAAGTTAACATCGGCATGTCGTTTGCTTGATCGCCTAGGGCCATCACATTACTTCGATCTATTTTTAAGTAGTCACATAGTCTTTTCAGGCCAGTCCCCTTATCGACACCGGCAGCGGTTGCTTCATAATAAAAAGGCTCAGTCTTTGAAAATACAGCTCGATCTTTCATCATTTCAAATAAAGGAGATTCTATTTTCTCATCTAAATAGTCTGGATCATCAACATACATACATTTGATGATTGGTATCTGCTTCATTTCTTCTTGTGTACGATATGAGACTTCTAATTTTACGACCCGTGAATTATAAATTGTATAATGTCCCAAATCACGGTTAGCTGTATAAATTCGATCTAACGATACGCTATGAAAATGTAAGTTTAGCTTTCGCGCAATTGTCTCTAAATCTACATAATCTTCATATTTTAGCCCCTGTTTGAAAATAACCTGCCCCGCGGTTGATTCTACAACTGCACCATTAAAACTAACTACATACTGATTTTCTTGGCCATTAAGCCCTAATTCATCTAAATAACGTTGAGCACCTGACAAAGGCCGACCTGTGCAAATTACGATTTGCTTGCCTTGTTTTTGAGCAGTTAAAATTGCTTTTTTAACTGCTGGTGTAATCTCCTTCTTAGAATTAACTAAGGTTCCATCAATATCTATCGCGATTAGTTTAATTTCTTCCATTACCTTTTCCCTTAAAACAAAGAAAGCACCGCTTATGCGATGCTTCTATTAAACAGCCATGGTCTGCGTATTTTCTTTTAACTTGACCAAATCAGCCATATCATCAGCACTGATTTCAAAATCGATGTTCAAGTTTTCCTGCATTTCTTTAACATTATCACTCTTCGGCAAAACAATACAACCTAGCTGTAAGTCAAATGATAACATTAATTGAGCTGGACTAACATGATACTTTTCAGCGTAAGTCCTGATTCTTGGATCCTTTAACAAACGACCATGTGCAAGTGGAGAATATGCTTCAATCTGAATTCCTAAATTTTTACAGTATTTCATCAAATCAGTTGGCACATTTCCTATATGAACTTCGATTTGATTAACTACTGGCTTAATTGAGCTGTTATTAACAATGTTAGCTACGTCTTCTTGTAAAAAATTTGAAACACCAATTGATCTAACTTTACCGGCTTTAAGTGCGTCTTCCATTGCTCTCCAGTTTTCCAGATTGCCTTCAAAGTGACGATCATTAATTCTATTCACTTCAATCCAAGGTTGTGGTGAATGAATTAACAACATATCAATATATTCCAAACTAAATCGATCTAAAGCGTCATCAATTGCTTTTTTTGTACCTTCATAGTCTTTAATCGAAGTTGGTAATTTAGTTGTTAAAAAAATATCACTACGCTCAACATCAGAGTTCCAAATACCTTTTCCCACACCACTTTCATTGCCATAGTCTTTAGCAGTATCGAAAGCGCGGTAACCAACATTAATCGCTTGACGAATTACTTTTCGTACATCATCGTTATTAATTAGCCAAGTTCCTAGTTGAATTCGAGGAACCTCTACTCCGTTATTGAGCATTAAAGTTTTATCAGAGTACATATATACACCTCTACATTTTACTAATATGTCTCTGTTTCTTAATTCCTGTATTTGTATAGCTAATAACAATTATTAAACAATAATTGTTTTTTCAGCCATCTGTTAATAGCATACAACAAAATTGTTGCAAATCCTATACATACATTTTATTTTTTGTGGTTCTGTTATATTTTCTAATTAAAATAGTAGCATCAATCAATGCTGCTGGGTTTATAAAGATTATCAAATAATTTATTTTATTATTCTATACAAAATTAATATTTTCGTATAAAAAAAGAAAGGGCTGATGATGTCCTATCAACTCTTTCTCTTCAGTCTCTTAATTCCCAACACCTATAATACCAGCATTTATCATTTAAACAAGGATAAAAAACATCTTTTACTTACTAAATATTATTTTTAGTTTTCATCACATTTTTAAAAAGCCTAGATGTTATATTACAAAATGATTACAAGAGCAATATAAATCATATAGTTCACTATTAGCTATATGCAAATACTATATTTTTTGAGCAATAAGCTGCAACAATTTTTGAGCAATCTTTTGCTTACTCATTTTAGGCCATTTCTTAGTTGACTTATTTTTTTGTAAAATCGTTACCTGGTCTTCATCATTGCCAAAAACATTTTTAGAAACGTCATTTGCTACAATCATATCGGCACCTTTTGAAGATAGCTTTTTTGCAGCATTTTGTAGCAAATTATTCGTTTCTGCCGCAAAGCCGACAACTATCTGCCCTCGCTGCTTGTGGCTAGCAACTTCGCGTAAAATATCTGTCGTTTTAACTAAAGTTAGAGTCAAAGTTTGTTGATCAGCTTGCTTTTTTAATTTATGATCTGCAACTTGTTTCATGCGCCAATCCGCTACTGCAGCAGCCATAATTAAAACGTTACTATGCTTAAATTCTTTTTTGACTGCAACTAACATTTCTTCGCTACTAGAAACATGAATTAATGTAATCCTAGGATTTTGTGGCAAAGGCATACTTACATTACCATATATTAGCTTTACTTTTGCTCCCATTGCTGCTGCTTCTGTAGCTAAGGAAATGCCCATTTTCCCACTAGAGCGGTTACCAATAAAGCGGACGGGATCGATTGCTTCTTCAGTACCACCAGCAGTAATAACAATATTTTTTCCTTGCAAAACGTTCTGTTGTTCAGTGAAATTTTTGATCCACGCCACAATTGCTCCTGGCTCTGGCATTCGTCCTTTAGCAGCATAGCCTTCTGCCAGCATCCCTACTGCAGGCTCCATTATTTCTACACCATGTTCTTTCAGAAAAGCTATATTTCGCTGTGTAGCTGGATTATTCCACATTTGGTCATTCATGGCTGGTACAACCAATTTAGGTGCACTTGTAGCTAAAATTGTAGTGCTAGCTGCATCGTCAGCAATTCCCGTTGCCATTTTAGCAATAAAATTTGCAGTCGCTGGTAAAACCAGAGCTAACTCTGTCCAACGCGCTAGATGAACATGTGGTATGCTAGACTCATTTTCCTTGCTCCATAAATCATCCAAAACAGGATACTTTGTTAAAGCAGCCAGTGTATTAGTAGTTACAAAATGCTCTGCATTTTTAGTCATTACTATTTGAACTTGATGACCCGCTTTTTCTAAATCGCGGATAACGTTAACTGCCTTATAATCAGCGATTCCACCTGTCATATAAATTGTTATTCGACTCATTTTACCATTCCTCGTCATCTAAACTTATTTTTATTTTATCATTGTCCACTTAAATAGTAGAATATTGTGTTGGGAGTTATATTTGGAAAAAATTAAAAAATATGCAAAAACTACTTTTACTAACTATATTCTTACTTAGCTTATCGGCCTGCACTAAACCACAATCATCCTTTGTACCACGTGATAAAAGTGCCACTACAATCAAGATTGTTGATAGGAAGCTTGAGTTGCATCAGCCCACTAAAAGGCCACTTCAACCTTTAAATGGAATTTTGCCTCATTGGCTGCAAATGCCAGATAAATCTCAGCCTAAGCCAGCAATTTATACTAATTTGAATACTGTTCTTAAAAACAAATAGGGAAATGATTAGTTTCATCTTCCCTATTTTTTGTTCAATTTACAAGTTGCTTTAAAAATAGTTGTTTTATATTAATGAGTAATTTAAAATTTATATAATACAGAAAGGAACTTTATATATGCCAAATTTATCCAGTGATTTAACTTCAACTATTAATGAGAGACTAAACAACTTGACCGCATCTAAAATTCGAGCATTTGACCAAAAGATCTCTGAAATTTCTGGGATTATTAAGTTAACTATTGGTGAACCTGATTTAGCGACACCTGATCATATTAAAGATGCCGCAATTCGTGATATTCAGGCTAATGATTCCCATTATGCTCCTCAAGCTGGTAAGCCAGAACTACTTGAAGCTATTAGCAATTACCTTGACCGCTCAATTGGTGTACATTATGATCCAAAAAGTGAAATCTGTGTCACTGTCGGTGCAACAGGTGCATTAAATGATGTCTTTATGACCTTGCTTAACCCCGGTGACAAAATTTTGGTTCCTACTCCGGTTTGGGCTTTATACTTTCAGCTAATTAAAATGACTGGAGCAATCCCTATTCAAGTCGATACTAAAAAAGATGACTTCATCTTAACAGCTGAACATTTACGTCATGTTCTCAATGGTCGCGGTAAAGGTGCAAAGGCAATTATTTTAACTGATCCTTCTAATCCAACTGGCCGCGTTTATTCTGCCACAACTCTCAAAGCCTTAGCAGATGTCATTAAGGAATACAAAATCTTTTCTGTAACTGATGAAATTTATGCAGAACTTGTTTATGGCAAAGCCAAACATCACTCACTTTCTGAATACATCCCTGACAGAAATATTTTGATTTCCGGTTTATCCAAGGCTTATGCTATGACTGGCTGGCGTTTAGGCTATATTGCTGCCCCTAAACAAATCATGAAGAGCATCCGCAAGATTAATTCATTTTTAGTTACTTCAGTTACTGATAACGTTCAAATAGCTGCTGTCGAAGCCTTAAACAATGGTCAAAACGATCCTAAAAAAGCGCGTGAAATCTACGAAGCACGTTTAAACTTTATGCAATCTGGCTTAGAAAAGTTGGGCTTTGAAATGGCCACACCGCAAGGAGCATTCTACATTTTTACTAAGATCCCCGAAAAATATGGCACCAATGATGAACAATTCGCTTTTGAGCTGGCTCAAAAAGCAAAAGTCGGTGTCACTCCTGGTCGCTACTTTGGCAAGGGCGGTGAAGGTTATGTCCGTCTTTCTTATGCATCATCAACTGAGCAATTAAAAGAAAGTTTAGCTCGGATTAGTAATTTCGTTAATAATTTATAATTCAGATAAAAAAATAAGTGATCTCAATCAAAGCGAGATCACTTATTTTTTATTATATTGATTTATTACTTATCCCAAGTTGAATTTTCTGCAGCATCTTCAGCAGCCATCTTTTCAAGACGCTCTTCAGTTGCCTTTACACTGTCTTGGTACTTTTCCTCAACTTCGATCCCCAAGTCAGCTAATTGTTGATCAGCTACTGGAGCTGGAGCATGCATCATTGGTTCTGAAGCAGAAGCATTCTTAGGGAATGCTGAAACGTCACGAATATTATCCTTATCAGCAAGCATCATTGCAAATCGATCAAGACCGATAGCTAAACCTGCGTGAGGTGGGAAGCCCATGTCCAAAGCATCCATCAAGTAACCAAATTGTTCATATGCACGTTTCTTAGTGAAACCAAGTGCCTTAAACATATTTTCTTGAATTGAGCGCTTGTGGATACGGATTGAGCCACCGCCCATCTCATCACCATTCATAACAATATCATAACTACGTGCGTGAGCCTTATGAGGTTCAGTAGTTAGCAACTTAACCCCTTCATCATCTGGCATAGTGAATGGGTGGTGAGCTGCTACCCAACGGCCAAGTCCTTCATCGTATTCAAATAATGGCCAATCAACAACCCAAACAAAGTCATAAACACCCTTAGGAACAATACCAGTTTCTTTGGCAAATTCACGACGAAGGTGGTCAAGTGAATCACAACATACCTTCCACTTATCAGCTACGAATACTACTAATTCGCCGCCTTCAAGATCAAATTCCTTCTTCAAAGCTTCTTTGTTCTCATCAGTCAAGAAGCGAGCAACAGGGCCTGAAAATTCGCCATCTTCAAATTTAACCCAAGCCAAACCTTTAGCGTGGAAACGTTTAATAAAGTCAGCCTTCTTGTCAATCTTCTTACGTGAGTATTCTTTTGCACCATTTTTAACAGCAATTCCCTTAACAAAACCGCCATCAGCAATTGCACCGGAGAAGACCTTAAAGTCACTATCCTTGAAAATTGGGCTTAAGTCATGAATCAACATACCGTAACGAGTATCTGGTTTGTCACAGCCATACTTGTTCATTGAATCAGTCCAAGTAATTCGCTTAATTGGAGTTTTAAGATCAATGCCCTTGACATCTTTCATAATTTTCTTCAAAAGACCTTCAGTATAACTCTGAATAGTTTCTTCATCAGCAAATGACATTTCCATATCAATTTGAGTAAATTCTGGTTGGCGGTCACCACGTAGGTCTTCATCACGGAAACAACGAGCTAACTGGTAATACTTGTCAAATCCTGCACCCATTAAAAGCTGCTTGAACAGTTGTGGTGATTGTGGCAAAGCGTAGAAACTACCTGGATAGATTCTTGATGGTACTAAGTAGTCACGTGCACCTTCAGGTGATGACTTACCTAAGATTGGAGTTTCAATATCAATAAAACCATTTTCATCAAAGAATTCATGAGTAGCACGCAAAATCTTTGAACGTAAAATAATTGCTTGTTGAACTTCTGGACGGCGAAGATCAAGATAGCGATACTTTAATCTAGTTTGTTCTGAGACTTCAATTCCATCTTTAATTTCAAATGGAGGGTTCTTAGCCTTGTTTAAAATAATGATTTCAGTTGCATCAACTTCAACTTGACCAGTCTTCATGTCAGGGTTAACTTCTGAACGCTTAACAACTTTCCCCTTAACTTGAACAACATATTCATTACCAAGTGAATCGGCAATATCCATTAACTTCTTACCAGAATCTTTGTTAACAACGATCTGAACCAAGCCTTCACGGTCACGCAAATCGATGAAAACCAAGTTACCTAAGTTACGTACACGTTGTACCCAACCATAGAGATTTACATCTTGACCGATGTATTTTTCAGTAATATTGCCACAATAATCTGTTCTTTTTTCCATCTTTTCCATTGTTACTAGTCCTTCAATTCATCCATTATTTTAGTCATGTTATTTAGATCTTCAAGACTTAAATCGATTGTCTTGCCATCAGCTAAACGTTTAATATTCAAAACGCCGTTAGCCAGTTCCTTTTCACCTAAAGTAATAACATACTTAGCACCTTCACGATCTGCCTTCTTGAATTGGTTCTTTAACTTCTTCTGATTGACATCAAAGTCAGCTTCAAAACCTTGATTACGAAGGCTACGTGCAATTTCAATTGCCTTTTGTGCAGTACCGTCACCAATATTAGTAATAAAGAAATCAATACCGCGTTTCTCGAATAATGCAGGATTTTGCTTTTCAAGCACCAACATCAATCTTTCTTCGCCAATCCCGAAACCAACGGCTGGAGTAGCGGGTCCATTGAATTCTTCTACCAAGTGATCATATCTACCACCACCAAGAATAGTAGTTGCACTTTCCCATAAGCTCTTATCTTCAACCATAAATTCAAAGATAATTCCAGTATAGTAATCAAGTCCGCGTACTAGATCATCATCAATTACATAATCAATACCAAGTTGATCTAGCATCTTCAAGATTGCTTCAAAATTAGCTTTTGAATCGTCATCCAAAAATTCACGAATCTTAGGTGCCTTAGGCAAGAACTTCTTATCACGTTCATCTTTAGAATCTAAAATACGCAATGGATTATCACGCAATCTTCTTTGTGAGTCTTCTGATAACTCATCTTTCAAAGGAGTGAAATAATTAACCAAGGCATCATGATAATCTTGACGTACTTGCTCATTCCCCAAAGTGTTAATGTGAAGTTGGTAATTCTTAACGCCTAACTCACCCAATAAATCATGTCCCATCATGATTGTTTGTACATCACTTAATGGGTTACTTGAGCCAAAGCTCTCTACCCCAATTTGGTGAAATTCACGTTGACGACCGGCTTGTGGTCTTTCATATCTAAAAGTTGATTCCATATAAAAAACATTAAATGGCTTAACAACTTCTGGCGCATACATCTTGTCTTCTACATAAGCCCGCACTACGCCAGCTGTTCCTTCTGGGCGAAGGGCAATATGGCGACCACCCTTATCATCGAAGTCGTACATCTGTTTTTCAACGATTTCTGAACTATCGCCACTTGAACGAGCAAAGATTTCATAATTTTCAAAACTTGGTGTGCGAATTTCACGATAATTTGCGCGATTGAAGAAATTTCTGGCAGTTTCTTCAACTTTTTGCCATGAACCAGATTGATCAGGCAAAATATCAACTGTTCCCTTAGGTTTTTGAACTCTCATTTAATCATCCTTTTTATATTTTGATAACTTGATTAAAAATAAAAAGCGCCCTTGAACTTAATCAAGGGCGCTTAGATTAGCACGGTACCACCTTTTTGGTTGCTGCGATTAACGCTCGCCAAACGATCCATTATCTGTTAAAGGTGTCACAGACCGCGATCTATCTACTCTCTCACCACAACGAGCAGTCTCTTTGAATAGATCATTGCTAATCTACATTCTTTGTCATCGATAATTCTTACTTAGCTTATATTTTTCTCAAGACATTGTCAACCTTTGCGGTCTCATTTTTTCGCTAAAGATCTAACACAATCGTGAATGGACCATCGTTTTCTAAACTAACTTGCATGTCAGCCCCAAACTCACCAGTCTCAACGTGGAAACCGTCATTTTCTAGTTCTTGATTAAAGTCTTCCCAAAGTTCTTTCGATCTTGGTGGACGCATCGCATCAACAAAACTAGGACGGTTGCCTTTTTTAGTATTTGCCATCAACGTAAATTGTGATACCGACAAAATTTCTCCGTTAACATCCTTTAAAGACAAGTTAGTCTTCCCCTCTTCATCTTCAAAAATACGCATTTTAGCTATTTTATCAGCTGCTTTTTTGATTACTGGCAATTCATCACCATTTTTGATGCCAACTAATAATAAAAAGCCTTTACCAATCTTGCCCACAGTTTTACCGTCAATATCTACTTGAGCATGATTTACTCTCTGAATTACAACTCGCATTAATTATCTGACCTCTTAGTTTCGTATACGTCTGGAATATCACGTAATTTACTCAAAATTTCATCTAGTTGATCTGCATTCCGTACAGCAACTGTGACATACATATGTGCAACATTATCTTCGTTTACTTTACCAGAGATATTATTAATATTCTTAGTAAGTGAGTTCAACTTATTAATAACGTCACTAAGCAGATTGGAACGATTGTAACCAAAGACTTCAATATTTGCATTAAAGGATTGAACACTATTTTCCTCAACATTTTCCCATTCAACATCAATTAAGCGGCCTTGTTCTTCAGCTTCTTTGGTGATATTACGGCAATCTGTTCGGTGAATAGTTACACCGCGACCTTTAGTTACATACCCAATAATCTTGTCACCTGGAACTGGATTACAACACTTAGCTAAATGAAGCATTAAGTCACTAACGCCTTGGATCATGACGCCATTTTTATGCTTAACCTTCATTGTAGTATTTGAATTCTTCTTAGGTTGTTCTTCTTGAACTGCTTGTTGTCCAGAATTCAAAATCTTTTCTTCCAGCTCTTTTTGTTTTTGATTTTCTTCCTCACGGCGCAAATCAACCGTCAAGCGATTAACCACTGCTTGAGCAGAAAGATCACCAAAGCCTACTGCCGCATATAGTTCATCTGCAGTGTGATAATTAAAGTGCTCTAATAGCTTTTCAATTCGATCCCTGGCCATAAATTCTTTGGGTGAAAGATCCTCATCGCGCAACATGTCAGCAATCAATTGTTCACCATGCTGAATGCTATCTTCTCTATCCTGACTTCTGAAGTAGCGTCTAATCTTGTTGCGTGCTCTTGAAGTCTTCACCATGTCAACCCAGTCACGCGATGGCGCCGCATTAGTCTGTGTCATAATTTCAATAACATCGCCATTGCGTAATTTATAGTCCAAAGGAACTAATTTGTTATTAACTTTGGCACCTACTGCATGACTACCAACTTGAGTGTGAATTGCATAGGCAAAATCTAGCGTAACCGAACCTTTAGGTAGTTCATATACTTCACCTTTAGGCGTAAAAACATAAACTCTGTCTGAAAAAATATCACTTTTAACAGACTTCATAAATTCACCGGCATCTTTAGTTTCATCCTTTAATTCAAGGATTTCTCTTACCATATCCAGCTTTTCACCAGAGGTACTTTGCTCAACACCAGTAAAATTGCCACGCTTATAAGCCCAGTGTGCAGCCACACCATATTCAGCTACTTTATGCATTTGTTCAGTTCTAATCTGAATTTCTAGTGGACGACCGCCAGGCCCAATAATGGTTGTATGGAGTGATTGATAGCCGT
This is a stretch of genomic DNA from Lactobacillus crispatus. It encodes these proteins:
- a CDS encoding APC family permease yields the protein MKFNIFRKQNVESYLGKDIKFSKTMNAVDLMSLGVGAVIGTGIFILPGTVAATLAGPSVSLSFVVAAIVCALAGMCYAEFASAIPVAGSAYSYGNIVYGEFTGWIIGWALILEYMLSVATVAAGWSSYFSSFIAPFGLKIPHAISGPMNLNNGVYFDLVSVLIILLISILLSRGMKNSIKINVVAVFIKIAIILIFIFVGLQFIKPNNYHPFLPYHFSGVIKGATTVFFAFLGFDVVSSSAAEVKNPKKNMPLGIIGTLAIAAVLYFGVSIVLTGMVNYTKLNVSNPVAFALQYVHQNWVAELLSFGAMLGMATMMLTMIYSSSRLIYAMARDGLLPSAFSKLDKKHNSPQNALVAVTIIIAAGAAFFSVDQLANLVNFGTLFAFTLVSFGILKLRKRTDIVNDGFKVPGYPYLPIISGLICIFMICHLSSEVYLMAAIWLIIGAVIYFVYGYHHSQLDHD
- a CDS encoding NAD(P)-dependent oxidoreductase — translated: MNKAKVLVLGGLRDEALTDLKNICQVDIGPVGHRPEDDREWVLDHIAEYDGVIVAKMAFDREMIDAAKNLKIISTYGVGFDHVDVEYAKEKGIVVSNCPKSVLRPTAELAWTMIMASARRLHYYDHALREGVFLNADEYDNQGYSIEGKTLGIVGMGRIGQQVARFAKAFGMTIIYHNRHQVDDQIATELDAKYVDLDTLAKEADFVSLHTPATAETYHLVNSDFLKKMKDTAFLINVARGSLIDGDALIAALKNGSIAGAALDVFENEPHPRPELVEMDNVIMTPHVGSATHIARFNLSKEAANNVLSFFKDGQAINQIN
- a CDS encoding Cof-type HAD-IIB family hydrolase, which codes for MEEIKLIAIDIDGTLVNSKKEITPAVKKAILTAQKQGKQIVICTGRPLSGAQRYLDELGLNGQENQYVVSFNGAVVESTAGQVIFKQGLKYEDYVDLETIARKLNLHFHSVSLDRIYTANRDLGHYTIYNSRVVKLEVSYRTQEEMKQIPIIKCMYVDDPDYLDEKIESPLFEMMKDRAVFSKTEPFYYEATAAGVDKGTGLKRLCDYLKIDRSNVMALGDQANDMPMLTYAGLGIAMGNAVEYTKQHADEVTADCDHDGVAVAINKILK
- a CDS encoding aldo/keto reductase, whose protein sequence is MYSDKTLMLNNGVEVPRIQLGTWLINNDDVRKVIRQAINVGYRAFDTAKDYGNESGVGKGIWNSDVERSDIFLTTKLPTSIKDYEGTKKAIDDALDRFSLEYIDMLLIHSPQPWIEVNRINDRHFEGNLENWRAMEDALKAGKVRSIGVSNFLQEDVANIVNNSSIKPVVNQIEVHIGNVPTDLMKYCKNLGIQIEAYSPLAHGRLLKDPRIRTYAEKYHVSPAQLMLSFDLQLGCIVLPKSDNVKEMQENLNIDFEISADDMADLVKLKENTQTMAV
- the coaBC gene encoding bifunctional phosphopantothenoylcysteine decarboxylase/phosphopantothenate--cysteine ligase CoaBC, with the protein product MSRITIYMTGGIADYKAVNVIRDLEKAGHQVQIVMTKNAEHFVTTNTLAALTKYPVLDDLWSKENESSIPHVHLARWTELALVLPATANFIAKMATGIADDAASTTILATSAPKLVVPAMNDQMWNNPATQRNIAFLKEHGVEIMEPAVGMLAEGYAAKGRMPEPGAIVAWIKNFTEQQNVLQGKNIVITAGGTEEAIDPVRFIGNRSSGKMGISLATEAAAMGAKVKLIYGNVSMPLPQNPRITLIHVSSSEEMLVAVKKEFKHSNVLIMAAAVADWRMKQVADHKLKKQADQQTLTLTLVKTTDILREVASHKQRGQIVVGFAAETNNLLQNAAKKLSSKGADMIVANDVSKNVFGNDEDQVTILQKNKSTKKWPKMSKQKIAQKLLQLIAQKI
- a CDS encoding aminotransferase class I/II-fold pyridoxal phosphate-dependent enzyme, which produces MPNLSSDLTSTINERLNNLTASKIRAFDQKISEISGIIKLTIGEPDLATPDHIKDAAIRDIQANDSHYAPQAGKPELLEAISNYLDRSIGVHYDPKSEICVTVGATGALNDVFMTLLNPGDKILVPTPVWALYFQLIKMTGAIPIQVDTKKDDFILTAEHLRHVLNGRGKGAKAIILTDPSNPTGRVYSATTLKALADVIKEYKIFSVTDEIYAELVYGKAKHHSLSEYIPDRNILISGLSKAYAMTGWRLGYIAAPKQIMKSIRKINSFLVTSVTDNVQIAAVEALNNGQNDPKKAREIYEARLNFMQSGLEKLGFEMATPQGAFYIFTKIPEKYGTNDEQFAFELAQKAKVGVTPGRYFGKGGEGYVRLSYASSTEQLKESLARISNFVNNL
- the aspS gene encoding aspartate--tRNA ligase produces the protein MEKMEKRTDYCGNITEKYIGQDVNLYGWVQRVRNLGNLVFIDLRDREGLVQIVVNKDSGKKLMDIADSLGNEYVVQVKGKVVKRSEVNPDMKTGQVEVDATEIIILNKAKNPPFEIKDGIEVSEQTRLKYRYLDLRRPEVQQAIILRSKILRATHEFFDENGFIDIETPILGKSSPEGARDYLVPSRIYPGSFYALPQSPQLFKQLLMGAGFDKYYQLARCFRDEDLRGDRQPEFTQIDMEMSFADEETIQSYTEGLLKKIMKDVKGIDLKTPIKRITWTDSMNKYGCDKPDTRYGMLIHDLSPIFKDSDFKVFSGAIADGGFVKGIAVKNGAKEYSRKKIDKKADFIKRFHAKGLAWVKFEDGEFSGPVARFLTDENKEALKKEFDLEGGELVVFVADKWKVCCDSLDHLRREFAKETGIVPKGVYDFVWVVDWPLFEYDEGLGRWVAAHHPFTMPDDEGVKLLTTEPHKAHARSYDIVMNGDEMGGGSIRIHKRSIQENMFKALGFTKKRAYEQFGYLMDALDMGFPPHAGLAIGLDRFAMMLADKDNIRDVSAFPKNASASEPMMHAPAPVADQQLADLGIEVEEKYQDSVKATEERLEKMAAEDAAENSTWDK
- the hisS gene encoding histidine--tRNA ligase; translation: MRVQKPKGTVDILPDQSGSWQKVEETARNFFNRANYREIRTPSFENYEIFARSSGDSSEIVEKQMYDFDDKGGRHIALRPEGTAGVVRAYVEDKMYAPEVVKPFNVFYMESTFRYERPQAGRQREFHQIGVESFGSSNPLSDVQTIMMGHDLLGELGVKNYQLHINTLGNEQVRQDYHDALVNYFTPLKDELSEDSQRRLRDNPLRILDSKDERDKKFLPKAPKIREFLDDDSKANFEAILKMLDQLGIDYVIDDDLVRGLDYYTGIIFEFMVEDKSLWESATTILGGGRYDHLVEEFNGPATPAVGFGIGEERLMLVLEKQNPALFEKRGIDFFITNIGDGTAQKAIEIARSLRNQGFEADFDVNQKKLKNQFKKADREGAKYVITLGEKELANGVLNIKRLADGKTIDLSLEDLNNMTKIMDELKD